The following coding sequences lie in one Chelatococcus sp. YT9 genomic window:
- a CDS encoding carbohydrate ABC transporter permease has protein sequence MTQLLAKIAFMLIVAAILIVALFPFYYAFVSSFRTGTELFIPRLWPERFDLTNYAQIFTQQAFGLNILNSMLVALVVVALSLFLGMTAAYALARIRFRGRGPMLFLILAVSMFPQIAVLSGMFELVRALGLYDRLPGLMLANLVLTLPFTVWILTTFMRELPKELEEAAIADGATPWQTARLVFLPLMLPAMVPTGLLAFILAWNEFLFAFTLTLSSESRTVPVAIALLSGGSRQELPWGPIMAASVVVTLPLIILVLIFQRKIVAGLTAGAVKG, from the coding sequence GTGACGCAGCTTCTGGCGAAGATCGCCTTTATGCTCATCGTCGCAGCCATACTGATCGTGGCGTTGTTTCCCTTCTACTATGCTTTTGTCTCGTCGTTTCGCACCGGCACGGAGCTTTTCATTCCTCGACTTTGGCCGGAGCGCTTCGACCTCACGAACTATGCTCAGATCTTTACGCAGCAGGCCTTTGGATTGAACATCCTCAATTCTATGCTGGTGGCGCTCGTCGTCGTGGCGCTGTCCCTCTTTCTCGGCATGACGGCTGCCTATGCCCTGGCGCGGATTCGCTTCCGGGGCCGCGGCCCGATGCTGTTCCTCATTCTCGCCGTCTCGATGTTTCCGCAGATCGCCGTTCTCTCGGGCATGTTCGAGCTGGTGCGCGCGCTCGGTCTCTATGACCGGCTGCCCGGCCTCATGCTCGCCAATCTCGTGCTGACGCTGCCGTTCACGGTCTGGATTCTGACAACCTTCATGCGCGAACTGCCAAAGGAGCTGGAAGAAGCAGCGATCGCCGACGGTGCAACGCCCTGGCAGACGGCGCGCCTCGTTTTCCTGCCGCTCATGCTGCCGGCCATGGTGCCGACGGGCCTGCTTGCCTTCATCCTCGCCTGGAACGAGTTCCTGTTCGCGTTTACCCTGACGCTATCGTCGGAAAGCCGGACGGTGCCCGTTGCAATCGCTCTGCTGAGCGGCGGGAGCCGGCAGGAGCTACCGTGGGGACCTATCATGGCAGCGTCCGTGGTCGTAACGCTGCCGTTGATCATCCTCGTGTTGATTTTCCAACGCAAGATCGTGGCTGGCCTCACCGCCGGCGCCGTCAAGGGCTAG
- the uxuA gene encoding mannonate dehydratase has translation MEQSWRWFGPGDLVPLHAIRQAGATGVVTALHQIPYGEVWSVAAIEARQAEIGSDASLGLHWNVVESLPIHERIKLGEGDLTSLFDNYRHSMLNLAACGVRTICYNFMPVVDWTRTELAHALPGGGRALRFNAHEYAAFDCFMLERPGAEADHPEHVLTRARSWFANASEGDKATLLASIMAGLPGAFDRYDIPALRKMLDRYKGIDGDSLRANLARFLREVIPLAEELGIRMAIHPDDPPRPLMGLPRIVSNAEDLAFITKAVDSEVNGITFCTGSLGAGVHNDVTAMARQFASRIHFAHLRNVAKEPDGSFMEADHLGGDTDMVSVIEALLIEQKRRREEGRQHWRLPFRPDHGHELLDDVGKGSFPGYSAVGRLKGLAELRGVMTAVAQLKSLPL, from the coding sequence ATGGAACAAAGCTGGCGTTGGTTCGGTCCTGGGGATCTCGTCCCATTGCATGCTATCCGCCAGGCGGGCGCGACAGGGGTCGTCACAGCGCTGCACCAAATCCCCTATGGCGAGGTGTGGAGCGTCGCGGCTATCGAGGCACGCCAGGCGGAAATCGGGTCTGACGCGTCCCTAGGTTTGCACTGGAATGTTGTCGAGAGCCTGCCCATTCACGAGCGTATCAAGCTCGGGGAGGGGGATCTCACATCATTGTTCGACAACTATCGCCATTCGATGCTCAATCTCGCGGCCTGTGGGGTCAGAACAATATGCTACAATTTCATGCCGGTCGTGGATTGGACACGGACAGAGCTCGCCCATGCCCTGCCGGGCGGCGGGCGGGCGCTGCGCTTCAACGCTCATGAATATGCGGCTTTCGACTGTTTCATGCTGGAGCGCCCCGGCGCTGAGGCGGACCATCCCGAGCATGTGCTGACCCGCGCGCGCAGTTGGTTCGCCAACGCGAGCGAGGGGGACAAGGCAACGCTGCTCGCAAGCATCATGGCAGGTCTGCCCGGTGCCTTCGACCGCTACGACATTCCCGCGCTCCGCAAGATGCTGGACCGTTACAAAGGCATTGACGGGGATAGTCTCCGGGCCAATCTCGCGCGCTTTCTGCGCGAGGTTATCCCGCTCGCTGAGGAGCTCGGCATCCGCATGGCTATTCACCCGGATGATCCGCCGCGCCCCTTGATGGGCCTGCCGCGGATCGTCTCCAACGCCGAGGACCTTGCCTTCATCACAAAGGCTGTCGACTCCGAGGTCAATGGCATCACCTTTTGCACAGGCTCGCTCGGTGCCGGCGTGCACAACGATGTCACAGCGATGGCACGGCAGTTCGCCAGCCGCATCCATTTCGCGCATCTGCGCAACGTTGCCAAGGAGCCGGACGGGTCGTTCATGGAGGCAGACCATCTTGGCGGAGATACCGATATGGTCAGCGTCATCGAAGCGTTGCTCATCGAGCAAAAACGTCGCCGCGAGGAGGGGAGACAGCATTGGCGATTGCCTTTCCGCCCGGACCACGGCCACGAACTGCTCGATGATGTCGGAAAGGGCAGCTTCCCCGGCTATTCGGCTGTAGGGCGCCTCAAGGGGTTGGCCGAGCTGCGCGGCGTCATGACGGCAGTCGCCCAGCTGAAGTCGCTGCCGCTGTGA
- a CDS encoding DUF982 domain-containing protein: MSDWHFATPVRLTFGPSQQRMITNAWEAVEVLLRDWPGRRDHRYKLALVACQDALEGFRSGRLARKALVRAAKMAGFGVSSR; this comes from the coding sequence ATGAGCGACTGGCATTTCGCTACCCCTGTTCGCCTGACATTCGGACCCTCGCAACAGCGCATGATTACGAATGCCTGGGAAGCCGTAGAGGTACTGCTGAGGGATTGGCCGGGACGCCGCGATCACAGATATAAGCTCGCTCTCGTTGCATGTCAGGACGCTCTGGAGGGTTTCCGTTCTGGCCGTCTTGCACGCAAAGCTCTGGTGCGGGCAGCCAAAATGGCGGGCTTTGGCGTGTCCTCGCGGTAG
- a CDS encoding hydroxyacid dehydrogenase encodes MSEHTRPVVAILLTPQMRRQLIPRAAEERLSTQVVVTAPAEDELSAEALPRLLEGATIAITGWGTPRLDETVLARSQNLKLVAHAAGSIRQLVPFTAIETDRIRVTHSALHIGEAVAEFVMAHVFNFLRHPVELAEGMRAREPWFALRSRLLGRLLGEQTVGLVGAGYIGRMMVRQFKAFNARILMHDPFLDSARAAELGVELTSLDQLLAASDIVSLHVPSLPETRHMIGAAELAWVKDGALFINTARGALIDEDALITELRKGRFTAVLDVYDKEPLADDSPLRTLPNAVLAPHAAGHTHETYLRQGATAVDEALRFLAGDPLRHEVTKSMLPNMA; translated from the coding sequence ATGTCCGAGCACACAAGGCCAGTTGTCGCCATTTTGCTGACGCCGCAAATGCGCAGACAACTCATTCCACGCGCAGCCGAGGAGCGGCTGTCAACACAGGTCGTTGTCACTGCCCCCGCTGAGGACGAACTGTCGGCTGAAGCGCTGCCGCGGCTTCTGGAAGGCGCGACGATCGCCATTACGGGTTGGGGTACGCCCAGGCTGGATGAAACAGTTCTGGCGCGGAGCCAGAACCTGAAACTCGTGGCCCATGCCGCCGGCAGCATTCGGCAGCTCGTGCCCTTCACCGCTATCGAGACCGACAGGATCCGTGTCACGCATTCGGCGCTTCATATCGGCGAGGCCGTCGCCGAATTCGTCATGGCGCATGTCTTCAATTTCTTGCGCCATCCGGTTGAGCTGGCCGAGGGCATGCGTGCCAGGGAGCCATGGTTTGCCTTGCGCTCGCGACTTCTCGGTCGTTTGCTCGGCGAACAGACCGTTGGCCTCGTTGGGGCAGGCTACATCGGTCGCATGATGGTGAGGCAATTCAAGGCGTTTAATGCACGAATCCTCATGCACGATCCCTTTCTCGATAGCGCTCGTGCCGCAGAACTCGGCGTAGAGCTTACAAGCCTCGACCAGCTCCTGGCTGCGAGCGACATTGTTTCCCTACACGTGCCGTCACTTCCAGAAACACGCCACATGATCGGCGCCGCTGAACTCGCATGGGTGAAGGACGGGGCGCTCTTCATCAACACGGCGCGCGGGGCCTTGATTGACGAGGATGCGCTGATCACCGAGCTGCGGAAAGGGCGCTTCACCGCGGTGCTCGACGTCTATGACAAGGAGCCCCTGGCCGACGACAGTCCCTTGCGAACTCTCCCCAATGCTGTCCTTGCTCCCCATGCGGCGGGTCACACCCATGAGACCTATCTGCGGCAGGGTGCGACCGCTGTCGACGAGGCGTTGCGTTTCCTTGCCGGTGATCCGCTGCGCCACGAGGTGACCAAGTCCATGCTGCCGAATATGGCTTAG
- a CDS encoding SDR family oxidoreductase, producing MDFSGKVVLITGGASGIGGATTRAFAQAGAKVAFTYVTSEIEAQAIEAECAARGQVACGYQADMSKPDEVAAVVAKAEQELGPVDVLFANAGGLLRRARCVESSLDLWQEAYSVNVFSTFLVVQAVLKSMEPRGRGAIIMMSSLAAFDGGGPGASHYASSKAAVATFVRALAKEVGPSGIRVNGVAPGLIGTRFHDTFNTPQGRAAAVERTPLRREGVPQDVADAVLFLASDRASYITGEITQINGGVGF from the coding sequence ATGGACTTCTCCGGAAAGGTTGTTCTGATCACCGGTGGTGCTTCGGGAATTGGTGGCGCCACGACTAGGGCCTTTGCGCAAGCGGGCGCCAAAGTCGCGTTCACCTATGTCACCAGTGAAATTGAGGCTCAGGCGATCGAAGCGGAATGCGCTGCACGCGGGCAGGTCGCGTGCGGCTATCAGGCCGACATGAGCAAGCCCGATGAGGTTGCCGCAGTTGTTGCAAAAGCCGAACAGGAGCTAGGGCCTGTCGACGTGCTGTTCGCCAATGCGGGGGGACTGCTGCGGCGGGCACGCTGTGTCGAGTCCAGCCTCGATCTGTGGCAGGAGGCTTATTCCGTCAATGTCTTCAGCACCTTTCTGGTGGTGCAGGCCGTGCTCAAATCCATGGAGCCACGCGGTCGCGGTGCGATCATCATGATGTCATCGCTAGCGGCCTTCGATGGCGGCGGGCCAGGCGCATCCCATTACGCGTCAAGCAAGGCGGCCGTTGCAACCTTCGTGCGGGCGCTGGCCAAGGAGGTCGGTCCCAGCGGTATCCGTGTGAATGGGGTCGCGCCTGGACTCATCGGCACGCGCTTCCATGACACATTCAACACTCCTCAGGGGCGTGCGGCGGCTGTCGAGCGGACGCCCCTGCGGCGCGAAGGCGTGCCACAGGATGTTGCTGATGCTGTGCTGTTCCTGGCATCGGATCGGGCATCCTATATCACGGGGGAAATTACGCAGATCAATGGCGGTGTCGGCTTTTAG
- a CDS encoding SDR family oxidoreductase — MSRDLESRTIFIAGASSGMGRATAIACARAGAALILLGRNKAALDMTAALVRDAAPNCKAAATLAADASDAAALAQVVSGVDLSMVDTLVNSVGTNIPERAFDQLTSDSWAQMIDSNLTAAFNLSKVFLPKMRVRKNGLIIHIASTAARKPDKSGAAYQATKAGVLSLTHALMEEEWQNGIRASAILPGMTDTPLLDRRPTPVTPEARASALRPEDVAAACLFIMRLPPRAHVAELHIGPSQR, encoded by the coding sequence ATGAGCCGGGACTTGGAGAGCCGTACGATCTTCATCGCGGGAGCGAGCAGCGGCATGGGACGCGCGACCGCGATCGCCTGCGCTCGGGCGGGGGCCGCGCTCATTCTTCTTGGGCGGAACAAAGCCGCGCTCGACATGACCGCGGCCTTGGTCCGCGACGCGGCACCAAACTGCAAGGCGGCCGCAACGCTTGCCGCTGATGCGTCGGACGCGGCTGCGCTGGCGCAGGTAGTGTCCGGCGTGGATCTTTCAATGGTCGATACGTTGGTCAACTCGGTAGGCACGAACATTCCCGAGCGCGCCTTCGATCAGCTGACGTCCGATAGCTGGGCACAGATGATCGACAGCAATCTCACCGCGGCGTTCAATCTATCGAAGGTATTCCTGCCGAAGATGCGCGTCCGCAAGAATGGATTGATCATTCACATCGCCTCCACGGCTGCGCGCAAACCCGACAAGTCCGGAGCAGCGTATCAAGCCACGAAAGCCGGCGTGCTATCGTTGACGCATGCCCTGATGGAAGAGGAATGGCAGAACGGCATTCGCGCAAGCGCGATCTTGCCGGGCATGACAGACACCCCGCTTCTTGATCGTCGGCCCACCCCCGTCACACCGGAGGCGCGCGCCTCCGCCCTACGGCCGGAGGATGTCGCCGCGGCATGCCTGTTCATCATGCGCCTGCCACCCCGAGCGCATGTCGCGGAACTGCATATCGGACCAAGCCAGCGCTGA